The following proteins are encoded in a genomic region of Streptomyces collinus Tu 365:
- a CDS encoding APC family permease, whose product MSKLTDVPKRILIGRALRSDRLGETLLPKRIALPVFASDPLSSVAYAPGEVLLVLSIAGVSAYHFSPWIAVAVVVLMFTVVASYRQNVHAYPSGGGDYEVATTNLGPKAGLTVASALLVDYVLTVAVSIASGIENLGSAVPFVVQHKVLCATAVIILLTLMNLRGVKESGKLFAIPTYVFVGGVFVMIAWGAFRGLVLGDTMHAPTADYHIKAEHQGLAGFALVFLLLRAFSSGCAALTGVEAISNGVPAFRKPKSKNAATTLAMMGLLAVTMFCGIIALAMSTNVRMAEHPATDLIHNGKPVGSGYVQNPVISQVAEAVFGKGSFLFVLLAAATALVLFLAANTAYNGFPLLGSILAQDRYLPRQLHTRGDRLAFSNGIVLLAGAATLLVVIYGADSTRLIQLYIVGVFVSFTLSQTGMVRHWNRHLAVEKDAAKRSHMIRSRAINAFGAFFTGLVLVVVLVTKFTHGAWVALLGMCIFYATMTAIRKHYDRVAEEIAAPEGPSDDSVRPSRVHSVVLISKIHRPTLRAMAYAKLMRSDTLEALTVNVDPAETKALREEWERRGIDVPLKVLDSPYREITRPIIEYVKGLRKESPRDAVSVIIPEYVVGHWYEHLLHNQSALRLKGRLLFTPGVMVTSVPYQLQSSEAAKLRARRRQEWNAPGAVRRGPAVERPKESAAKD is encoded by the coding sequence GTGTCCAAACTGACCGACGTGCCCAAACGGATTCTGATCGGGCGCGCACTGCGCAGTGACCGGCTGGGCGAGACGCTCCTGCCGAAGCGCATCGCACTCCCTGTCTTCGCCTCCGACCCGCTGTCCTCCGTCGCCTACGCGCCGGGGGAGGTTCTGCTGGTCCTGTCCATCGCGGGCGTGTCGGCGTACCACTTCAGCCCCTGGATCGCCGTCGCGGTCGTCGTGCTGATGTTCACGGTCGTCGCCTCCTACCGGCAGAACGTGCACGCCTACCCGAGCGGCGGTGGCGACTACGAGGTCGCCACCACCAACCTCGGGCCCAAGGCCGGCCTCACCGTGGCCAGCGCGCTGCTCGTCGACTACGTCCTGACCGTCGCGGTCTCCATCGCCTCCGGCATCGAGAACCTCGGCTCCGCGGTCCCGTTCGTGGTGCAGCACAAGGTGCTGTGCGCGACGGCCGTGATCATCCTGCTGACCCTGATGAACCTGCGGGGCGTGAAGGAGTCGGGCAAGCTCTTCGCGATCCCGACCTACGTGTTCGTCGGCGGCGTCTTCGTCATGATCGCGTGGGGCGCGTTCCGCGGCCTGGTCCTCGGCGACACCATGCACGCGCCGACGGCCGACTACCACATCAAGGCCGAGCACCAGGGCCTCGCGGGCTTCGCGCTCGTCTTCCTGCTCCTGCGTGCCTTCTCCTCCGGCTGTGCCGCCCTGACGGGCGTGGAGGCCATCTCCAACGGCGTCCCGGCCTTCCGCAAGCCCAAGTCGAAGAACGCGGCGACCACGCTCGCCATGATGGGCCTGCTGGCCGTCACGATGTTCTGCGGCATCATCGCCCTCGCCATGTCGACGAACGTCCGCATGGCCGAGCACCCCGCCACCGACCTGATCCACAACGGAAAGCCGGTCGGCTCCGGCTACGTCCAGAACCCGGTGATCTCCCAGGTCGCCGAGGCGGTCTTCGGCAAGGGCAGCTTCCTGTTCGTGCTGCTGGCCGCCGCCACCGCCCTGGTGCTGTTCCTCGCGGCGAACACGGCGTACAACGGCTTCCCGCTGCTCGGCTCGATCCTCGCCCAGGACCGCTACCTGCCCCGCCAGCTCCACACCCGCGGCGACCGCCTCGCCTTCTCCAACGGCATCGTGCTGCTGGCCGGCGCGGCGACCCTGCTCGTGGTCATCTACGGCGCGGACTCCACCCGGCTGATCCAGCTCTACATCGTCGGCGTGTTCGTGTCCTTCACCCTCAGCCAGACCGGCATGGTCCGGCACTGGAACCGCCACCTCGCGGTCGAGAAGGACGCGGCCAAGCGCAGCCACATGATCCGCTCCCGCGCGATCAACGCCTTCGGCGCCTTCTTCACCGGCCTGGTGCTCGTCGTCGTCCTGGTCACCAAGTTCACGCACGGCGCCTGGGTCGCCCTGCTGGGCATGTGCATCTTCTACGCGACCATGACGGCGATCCGTAAGCACTACGACCGCGTCGCCGAGGAGATCGCGGCCCCCGAGGGCCCGAGCGACGACAGCGTCCGGCCCTCCCGGGTGCACTCCGTCGTGCTGATCTCCAAGATCCACCGCCCCACCCTGCGCGCCATGGCCTACGCCAAGCTGATGCGCTCGGACACCCTGGAGGCGCTCACCGTCAACGTCGACCCGGCGGAGACCAAGGCGCTGCGCGAGGAGTGGGAGCGGCGCGGCATCGACGTACCGCTGAAGGTCCTCGACTCGCCGTACCGCGAGATCACGCGGCCGATCATCGAGTACGTCAAGGGCCTGCGCAAGGAGTCCCCGCGCGACGCCGTCTCCGTGATCATCCCCGAGTACGTGGTCGGCCACTGGTACGAGCACCTGCTGCACAACCAGAGCGCCCTGCGGCTCAAGGGACGCCTGCTGTTCACGCCGGGCGTCATGGTGACCTCGGTGCCCTACCAGCTCCAGTCCTCCGAGGCGGCCAAGCTGCGCGCCCGCAGGCGCCAGGAGTGGAACGCGCCCGGCGCGGTCCGGCGCGGCCCGGCGGTGGAACGGCCGAAGGAGTCCGCGGCCAAGGACTGA
- a CDS encoding DUF4193 domain-containing protein, which translates to MATDYDTPRKTDDDVDSDSLEELKARRNDKSTSAVDVDEFEAAEGLELPGADLSNEELAVRVLPKQQDEFTCMSCFLVHHRSQLAREKNGQPICRDCD; encoded by the coding sequence ATGGCAACCGATTACGACACTCCACGCAAGACCGACGACGACGTCGACTCGGACAGCCTTGAAGAGCTGAAGGCCCGCCGGAACGACAAGTCCACCTCAGCGGTGGACGTCGACGAGTTCGAGGCCGCAGAGGGCCTCGAGCTTCCGGGCGCCGACCTCTCGAACGAGGAGCTGGCCGTCCGCGTACTGCCGAAGCAGCAGGACGAGTTCACCTGCATGAGCTGCTTCCTGGTACATCACCGCAGCCAGCTGGCCCGGGAGAAGAACGGTCAGCCGATCTGCCGCGACTGCGACTGA
- a CDS encoding DUF3159 domain-containing protein, protein MTSLDKPTEDTEQTQPDEARDARAVTEAALFEAFGGVRGMVETVLPGLLFVAIFTINKDLHISAIAALAVSLVLVVVRLVRKDTVKHAFSGVFGVAFGVVFAMFTGNAKDFYLPGMLYTLGLALAYIVTTLAGVPLIGLILGPVFKENLSWRTRNPGRKKAYAKASWAWGLILLAKCAILFPLYWWANTAQLGWVLVALKIPPFLLAVWLTWVFLAKAPAPIDVFAEMEEAEKAEKAEKERKAALAGDAGDPSGGRHRRGA, encoded by the coding sequence GTGACGTCCCTCGACAAGCCGACCGAAGACACCGAACAGACCCAGCCGGACGAGGCCCGCGACGCCCGCGCGGTCACCGAGGCCGCGCTGTTCGAGGCGTTCGGCGGTGTCCGCGGCATGGTCGAGACGGTCCTGCCCGGGCTGCTCTTCGTCGCGATCTTCACGATCAACAAGGACCTGCACATCTCGGCGATCGCCGCGCTGGCCGTGTCGCTGGTGCTGGTGGTGGTGCGGCTGGTCCGCAAGGACACCGTCAAGCACGCCTTCAGCGGCGTCTTCGGCGTGGCCTTCGGCGTCGTCTTCGCGATGTTCACCGGCAACGCCAAGGACTTCTACCTGCCCGGCATGCTCTACACGCTGGGCCTGGCACTGGCCTACATCGTCACGACCCTCGCCGGGGTCCCGCTGATCGGCCTGATCCTCGGCCCGGTCTTCAAGGAGAACCTCTCCTGGCGCACCCGTAATCCGGGCCGCAAGAAGGCCTACGCCAAGGCCAGTTGGGCCTGGGGCCTGATCCTGCTCGCCAAGTGCGCGATCCTCTTCCCGCTGTACTGGTGGGCCAACACGGCCCAGCTCGGCTGGGTGCTGGTCGCGCTGAAGATCCCGCCGTTCCTGCTCGCGGTCTGGCTCACCTGGGTCTTCCTGGCGAAGGCACCCGCGCCGATCGACGTCTTCGCGGAGATGGAAGAGGCCGAGAAGGCCGAGAAGGCGGAGAAGGAGCGCAAGGCCGCCCTGGCCGGCGACGCCGGCGACCCGTCGGGCGGACGGCACCGCCGGGGCGCGTAG
- a CDS encoding DUF3093 domain-containing protein, translated as MQHSATPYEERLTAPRSWWLISFLVGVSFALILLPFGTLPLLGGLVGGTAAAAVVASAYGSPRIRVVGGFLIAGEARIPVSALGGSEVLDAEEARAWRTYKADTRAFLLLRAYIPGALRVEVTDPEDPTPYLYLSTREPERLAAAIEAARSEQKA; from the coding sequence ATGCAGCACTCCGCCACCCCCTACGAAGAACGCCTCACCGCCCCGCGCTCGTGGTGGCTGATCAGTTTCCTCGTGGGCGTCTCGTTCGCCCTGATCCTGCTCCCCTTCGGCACGCTGCCGCTGCTCGGCGGCCTGGTCGGCGGCACGGCCGCGGCCGCCGTGGTGGCCAGCGCCTACGGATCCCCCCGCATCCGGGTCGTGGGCGGCTTCCTGATCGCGGGCGAGGCGCGGATCCCGGTCTCGGCACTCGGCGGGTCGGAGGTGCTGGACGCGGAGGAGGCGCGCGCCTGGCGCACGTACAAGGCCGACACCCGCGCCTTCCTGCTGCTGCGCGCCTACATCCCCGGGGCCCTGCGGGTGGAGGTCACCGACCCGGAGGACCCGACGCCGTACCTGTACCTGTCGACGCGGGAGCCGGAGCGGCTGGCGGCGGCGATCGAGGCGGCCCGCAGCGAGCAGAAGGCCTAG
- the dut gene encoding dUTP diphosphatase, whose amino-acid sequence MTPDPATAPGARGPLDVLIRRVDADVPLPAYEHPGDAGADLRTTEACELAPGERAVLPTGVSIALPEGYAAFVHPRSGLAARCGVALVNAPGTVDAGYRGEIKVIVVNLDPRESVRFERFDRIAQLVVQQVERVRFQEVAELPGSARAEGGFGSTGGHAAVGDESGTSGRAADGGPAGGNRYASVVSDREGQ is encoded by the coding sequence GTGACGCCCGACCCCGCCACGGCCCCCGGTGCCCGCGGCCCCCTGGACGTACTCATCCGCCGTGTCGACGCGGACGTACCGCTCCCGGCGTACGAGCACCCGGGCGACGCGGGGGCCGATCTGCGCACCACCGAGGCGTGCGAACTGGCACCCGGTGAGCGGGCCGTCCTGCCCACGGGAGTGTCGATCGCCCTCCCCGAGGGGTACGCGGCCTTCGTGCACCCACGGTCCGGGCTGGCCGCCCGCTGCGGTGTCGCCCTGGTGAATGCCCCGGGGACGGTTGATGCCGGGTACCGTGGGGAGATCAAGGTGATCGTGGTGAATCTCGACCCGCGCGAGTCCGTGCGGTTCGAGCGCTTCGACCGGATCGCCCAACTGGTCGTCCAGCAGGTCGAGAGGGTCCGCTTCCAGGAGGTCGCGGAGCTTCCCGGCTCGGCGCGGGCCGAAGGGGGCTTCGGGTCCACCGGTGGTCATGCCGCGGTGGGCGACGAGAGCGGCACAAGCGGTCGGGCCGCCGATGGCGGTCCGGCGGGTGGGAATCGATACGCTTCGGTCGTATCCGACCGGGAAGGACAGTGA
- a CDS encoding OB-fold nucleic acid binding domain-containing protein, whose product MSAVPRSEKPAGRFRRMLDRLSTSQEDLESEELREDTETAGCVRIGDCRDRQIVTVTGTLRTVTLRPRAGVPALEAELFDGSAALDVVWLGRRSIVGIEPGRKLIASGRISMSRGRRVLFNPKYELRPLGRE is encoded by the coding sequence ATGAGTGCTGTTCCTCGTTCCGAAAAGCCGGCCGGCCGGTTCCGGCGGATGCTCGACCGGCTCTCCACGTCGCAGGAGGACCTGGAGTCGGAGGAGCTGCGGGAGGACACCGAGACCGCCGGTTGCGTCCGGATCGGTGACTGCCGTGACCGGCAGATCGTCACCGTAACTGGTACCTTGCGCACGGTCACCCTGCGACCGCGCGCCGGAGTCCCGGCCCTGGAGGCCGAACTGTTCGACGGCTCGGCCGCGCTGGACGTGGTGTGGCTCGGCAGGCGCTCCATCGTGGGCATAGAACCGGGGCGCAAGCTGATCGCATCGGGCCGGATCTCGATGAGCCGGGGCCGCCGTGTGCTGTTCAACCCGAAATACGAACTGCGACCCCTCGGACGGGAGTAG
- a CDS encoding potassium channel family protein produces MHIVIMGCGRVGSALAQTLEQQGHTVAVIDQDPTAFRRLGPGFGGRRVTGVGFDQDTLREAGIEEAGAFAAVSSGDNSNIISARVAREMFGVENVAARIYDPRRAEVYQRLGIPTVATVRWTADQMLRRLLPSGAEPLWRDPTGGVQLAEVHASPKWVGHKISRLQEETGVRVAFLTRLGEAVLPTSQTVLQEGDLVHVMMRTDDVEKVEAAFAGGPEEESGH; encoded by the coding sequence GTGCACATCGTCATCATGGGCTGCGGAAGAGTGGGCTCCGCTCTCGCCCAGACCCTGGAGCAACAGGGCCACACGGTCGCCGTGATCGACCAGGACCCCACCGCCTTCCGCCGGCTGGGCCCGGGATTCGGGGGACGCCGGGTCACCGGTGTCGGCTTCGACCAGGACACCCTGCGCGAGGCGGGCATCGAGGAGGCCGGCGCCTTCGCCGCCGTCTCCAGCGGTGACAACTCCAACATCATCTCCGCGCGCGTGGCCCGCGAGATGTTCGGTGTGGAGAACGTGGCCGCCCGTATCTACGACCCGCGCCGCGCCGAGGTCTACCAGCGCCTGGGCATCCCCACCGTGGCCACGGTCCGCTGGACCGCCGACCAGATGCTGCGCCGTCTGCTGCCCTCGGGCGCCGAGCCCCTGTGGCGCGACCCCACCGGCGGGGTGCAGCTCGCCGAGGTGCACGCCTCCCCCAAGTGGGTCGGTCACAAGATCAGCCGGCTCCAGGAGGAGACCGGCGTCCGCGTGGCGTTCCTGACCCGCCTGGGCGAGGCGGTCCTGCCCACCTCGCAGACGGTGCTGCAGGAGGGCGACCTGGTGCACGTGATGATGCGGACGGACGACGTGGAGAAGGTCGAGGCGGCGTTCGCCGGGGGCCCGGAAGAGGAGAGCGGTCACTGA
- a CDS encoding PaaI family thioesterase, with the protein MSGSSAALQPPADAVKPVRHPDAPAPGELLGAHYEHCFGCGHEQPHGLHLEARAGEGVSLTAEFTVQPAHQGAPGLAHGGVLATALDETLGSLNWLLRTIAVTGRLETDFVRPVPVGTTLHLAAEVTAVAGRKIYSTATGRIGGPEGPVAVRADALFIEVKVDHFIDHGRDEEIKAAMSDPDRIRRARAFEVNP; encoded by the coding sequence GTGAGTGGTAGTTCCGCAGCTCTTCAGCCTCCCGCCGACGCGGTGAAACCCGTACGGCACCCCGACGCTCCCGCACCCGGCGAGCTTCTCGGCGCCCACTACGAACACTGTTTCGGATGTGGGCACGAGCAGCCGCACGGGCTGCACCTGGAGGCGCGCGCCGGCGAGGGCGTCTCGCTGACCGCCGAGTTCACCGTCCAGCCCGCCCACCAGGGCGCCCCGGGCCTCGCGCACGGCGGGGTGCTGGCCACCGCCCTCGACGAGACCCTCGGCTCGCTGAACTGGCTGCTGCGCACCATCGCCGTCACCGGCCGGCTGGAGACGGACTTCGTCCGGCCCGTCCCGGTGGGCACCACGCTGCACCTGGCGGCGGAGGTCACCGCCGTGGCCGGGCGGAAGATCTACTCCACCGCCACCGGGCGGATCGGCGGCCCCGAGGGGCCCGTCGCCGTGCGCGCCGACGCCCTCTTCATCGAGGTCAAGGTCGACCACTTCATCGACCACGGCCGCGACGAGGAGATCAAGGCCGCCATGAGCGACCCCGACCGGATCCGGCGCGCCCGCGCCTTCGAGGTGAACCCGTGA
- a CDS encoding DUF3710 domain-containing protein, whose translation MFGRRNKKGAAEDAAGEAEQVVDSVDTEADEVEAERERVRLEPEPRPDGPWDSSEVRDPGEGRVDLGGLFVPGVDGMELRVEVAGDAIVAATVVLRDSAVQLQAFAAPKREGIWGEVREEIAGGITQQGGIVDEVEGPLGWELRAQVPVQLPDGTGGFQVVRFIGVDGPRWFLRGVISGQGAVQPQAAGLLEQIFRDTVVVRGEGPMAPRDPIVLKLPNDAQMVPEGVQQEEGSRFSGGMGQLQRGPEITEVR comes from the coding sequence GTGTTCGGACGTCGCAACAAGAAGGGTGCCGCCGAGGACGCGGCCGGCGAGGCCGAGCAGGTCGTCGACAGCGTCGACACCGAGGCGGACGAGGTGGAGGCCGAGCGCGAGCGCGTCCGGCTGGAGCCCGAGCCCAGGCCCGACGGGCCGTGGGACAGCAGCGAGGTGCGCGACCCGGGCGAGGGGCGCGTCGACCTCGGCGGGCTGTTCGTGCCGGGCGTCGACGGCATGGAGCTGCGGGTCGAGGTGGCCGGTGACGCGATCGTCGCGGCGACCGTCGTGCTGCGCGACAGCGCCGTCCAGCTGCAGGCCTTCGCCGCACCCAAGCGTGAGGGCATCTGGGGCGAGGTCCGCGAGGAGATCGCGGGCGGCATCACCCAGCAGGGCGGCATCGTCGACGAGGTCGAGGGTCCGCTGGGCTGGGAGCTGCGGGCCCAGGTGCCGGTGCAGCTGCCGGACGGCACCGGCGGCTTCCAGGTCGTGCGGTTCATCGGTGTGGACGGCCCGCGCTGGTTCCTGCGCGGTGTGATCTCCGGCCAGGGCGCCGTCCAGCCACAGGCCGCCGGTCTGCTGGAACAGATCTTCCGGGACACCGTCGTGGTCCGCGGCGAGGGCCCGATGGCGCCCCGCGACCCGATCGTCCTCAAGCTGCCGAACGACGCCCAGATGGTCCCCGAGGGCGTCCAGCAGGAGGAGGGCTCGCGCTTCTCCGGCGGTATGGGCCAGCTCCAGCGGGGCCCGGAGATCACCGAGGTCCGCTAG
- a CDS encoding potassium channel family protein produces MRVAIAGAGAVGRSIAGELLENGHEVLLIDKAPTAISVERVPQAEWLLADACEITSLDEAALQRCNVVIAATGDDKVNLVVSLLAKTEYGVPRVVARVNNPKNEWLFNESWGVDVAVSTPRLMSALVEEAVSVGDLVRLLRFSHGDANLVELTLPEESALAGTQVGDVEWPQDTSLVTIIRGNRVLTPSREDSLEPGDELLFVAAQAREEQLEELLSVRREDA; encoded by the coding sequence ATGAGGGTCGCCATTGCCGGAGCCGGCGCCGTCGGCCGCTCGATCGCGGGCGAGCTGCTGGAGAACGGCCACGAGGTCCTGCTCATCGACAAGGCCCCGACCGCCATCTCGGTGGAGCGGGTGCCGCAGGCGGAGTGGCTGCTGGCCGACGCCTGTGAGATCACGTCGCTGGACGAGGCCGCGCTGCAGCGCTGCAACGTGGTGATCGCCGCGACCGGTGACGACAAGGTCAACCTGGTGGTCTCGCTGCTCGCCAAGACGGAGTACGGCGTTCCGCGCGTCGTCGCCCGGGTGAACAACCCGAAGAACGAGTGGCTGTTCAACGAGTCGTGGGGCGTCGACGTCGCCGTGTCCACGCCGCGTCTGATGTCGGCCCTGGTCGAGGAGGCGGTGAGCGTCGGCGACCTGGTCCGGCTGCTCCGCTTCAGCCACGGCGACGCCAACCTCGTCGAGCTGACCCTGCCCGAGGAGTCGGCCCTGGCCGGCACCCAGGTCGGCGACGTGGAGTGGCCGCAGGACACCTCGCTGGTCACGATCATCCGGGGCAACCGGGTCCTGACCCCGTCCCGGGAGGACTCCCTGGAGCCGGGCGACGAACTGCTCTTCGTGGCCGCCCAGGCCCGGGAGGAGCAGCTGGAGGAGCTGCTGTCCGTGCGCCGCGAGGACGCGTGA
- a CDS encoding response regulator, translating to MTRVLVVDDEPQIVRALVINLKARKYDVDAAPDGRTALDLAASRHPDVVVLDLGLPDMDGVEVIRGLRGWTRVPILVLSARHSSDEKVEALDAGADDYVTKPFGMDELLARLRAAVRRAEPVGPGEDDVTTVETEGFTVDLAAKKVNRAGRDVRLTPTEWHLLEVLVRSPGRLVSQKQLLQEVWGPSYGTESNYLRVYMAQLRRKLEADPAHPRHFITEPGMGYRFER from the coding sequence ATGACCCGTGTGCTCGTGGTCGACGACGAGCCGCAGATCGTGCGTGCCCTCGTGATCAACCTCAAGGCGCGCAAGTACGACGTCGACGCGGCACCCGACGGCAGGACCGCCCTCGACCTCGCCGCCTCCCGCCACCCGGACGTGGTCGTCCTCGACCTCGGGCTGCCGGACATGGACGGCGTGGAGGTGATCAGGGGGCTGCGCGGCTGGACCCGGGTGCCGATCCTGGTCCTGTCCGCCCGCCACTCCTCCGACGAGAAGGTCGAGGCGCTCGACGCCGGCGCCGACGACTACGTCACCAAGCCCTTCGGCATGGACGAACTGCTCGCCCGGCTGCGGGCCGCCGTGCGCCGGGCCGAGCCGGTCGGGCCCGGCGAGGACGACGTGACGACGGTGGAGACCGAGGGCTTCACCGTCGACCTCGCCGCGAAGAAGGTCAACCGGGCCGGCCGGGACGTCCGGCTCACCCCGACCGAGTGGCACCTGCTGGAGGTGCTGGTCCGCAGCCCCGGCCGGCTGGTCAGCCAGAAGCAGCTGCTCCAGGAGGTGTGGGGGCCCTCGTACGGCACCGAGTCCAACTACCTGCGCGTGTACATGGCCCAGCTGCGCAGGAAGCTGGAGGCGGACCCCGCGCACCCGAGGCACTTCATCACGGAGCCGGGGATGGGCTACCGGTTCGAGAGGTGA
- a CDS encoding ATP-binding protein, translating to MARGKLRIYLGAAPGVGKTYAMLSEAHRRVERGTDCVVGHVEHHDRPRTEVMLHGLEQVPRRRLEHRGAAFAEMDVDAVLHRAPAVALVDELAHTNVPGSRNAKRWQDVEELLAAGIDVVSTVNIQHLESLGDVVESITGVRQRETVPDEVVRRADQIELVDMSPQALRRRMAHGNIYQPDKVDAALSNYFRPGNLTALRELALLWVADRVDEYLNAYRSEHQVSRIWGSRERIVVGLTGGPEGRTLIRRAARLAEKGAGGEVLAVYISRSDGLTSASPKELAVQRTLVEDLGGTFHHVVGDDIPASLLDFARGVNATQIVLGSSRRKAWQYVFGPGVGATVARESGPDLDVHIVTHEEVAKGRGLPVARGGRLGRTRIVSGWLVGLAGPAIFAVLLNTVDLGLANDMLLFLAVTVAAALLGGLLPALASAAFGSLLLNYFYTPPLHRLTVADPKNIVAIAIFFGVGMSVASVVDLAARRTHQAARLRAESEILSFLAGNVLRGETGLDELLERVRETFAMESAALLERAGDVEPWTCAGRAGFGPPLGRPEDADVDMPVGDHMALALTGRVLPAEDRRVLAAFAAQAAVALDRRRLQEEADQAKELAEGNRIRTALLAAVSHDLRTPLAGIKAAVSSLRSEDVAWSEEDRAELLEGIEEGADRLDHLVGNLLDMSRLHTGTVTPLIREIDVDEVVPMALFGVPEDSVELDVPETLPMVAVDPGLLERSVANLVENAVKYSPARHRVLVSASALVDRVEVRVVDRGPGVPDEAKDRIFEPFQRYGDAPRGAGVGLGLAVARGFAEAMGGSLNAEDTPGGGLTMVLSLRAAGTRPEHLPAGEPGTSAGEPGTEPERQAS from the coding sequence ATGGCGCGCGGCAAGCTTCGGATCTACCTCGGTGCGGCACCGGGCGTGGGCAAGACCTACGCCATGCTGTCCGAGGCGCACCGGCGTGTCGAGCGGGGCACCGACTGCGTCGTCGGCCACGTCGAACACCATGACCGGCCGCGCACCGAGGTGATGCTGCACGGCCTGGAGCAGGTGCCGCGCAGACGGCTGGAGCACCGGGGCGCGGCCTTCGCCGAGATGGACGTCGACGCGGTGCTGCACCGGGCGCCCGCCGTCGCCCTGGTGGACGAACTCGCGCACACCAACGTGCCCGGTTCCCGCAACGCCAAGCGCTGGCAGGACGTCGAGGAACTGCTCGCCGCCGGGATCGACGTCGTCTCGACCGTCAACATCCAGCACCTGGAGTCCCTGGGTGACGTGGTCGAGTCGATCACCGGGGTGCGCCAGCGCGAGACCGTCCCGGACGAGGTCGTCCGCCGGGCCGACCAGATCGAACTGGTCGACATGTCCCCGCAGGCCCTGCGCCGCCGCATGGCGCACGGCAACATCTACCAGCCGGACAAGGTCGACGCCGCCCTGTCCAACTACTTCCGGCCCGGCAACCTCACCGCCCTTCGCGAGCTGGCGCTGCTGTGGGTGGCCGACCGGGTCGACGAGTACCTGAACGCCTACCGCAGCGAGCACCAGGTCTCCCGGATCTGGGGCTCCCGCGAGCGGATCGTGGTCGGGCTGACCGGCGGGCCCGAGGGCCGCACCCTGATCCGGCGCGCTGCGCGGCTCGCCGAGAAGGGCGCCGGCGGCGAGGTGCTCGCCGTCTACATCTCCCGCAGCGACGGCCTGACCTCGGCCTCGCCGAAGGAACTGGCCGTGCAGCGCACCCTGGTGGAGGACCTGGGCGGCACCTTCCACCACGTGGTCGGCGACGACATCCCGGCCTCCCTGCTCGACTTCGCGCGCGGCGTCAACGCCACCCAGATCGTGCTCGGCTCCTCGCGCCGCAAGGCCTGGCAGTACGTCTTCGGGCCCGGCGTCGGCGCCACGGTCGCCCGGGAGTCGGGACCCGACCTCGACGTCCACATCGTCACCCACGAAGAGGTCGCCAAGGGCCGCGGACTGCCCGTCGCCCGGGGCGGGCGGCTCGGCCGGACCCGGATCGTCTCGGGCTGGCTGGTCGGCCTGGCCGGCCCGGCGATCTTCGCGGTGCTGCTGAACACCGTCGACCTCGGCCTCGCCAACGACATGCTGCTGTTCCTCGCCGTGACGGTGGCCGCGGCCCTGCTCGGCGGCCTGCTGCCGGCCCTCGCCTCGGCGGCCTTCGGCTCCCTGCTGCTGAACTACTTCTACACCCCGCCGCTGCACCGGCTGACCGTCGCCGATCCCAAGAACATCGTGGCCATCGCGATCTTCTTCGGTGTCGGCATGTCGGTCGCCTCGGTGGTCGACCTCGCCGCCCGGCGCACCCACCAGGCCGCCCGGCTGCGCGCCGAGTCCGAGATCCTCTCCTTCCTCGCCGGCAACGTGCTGCGCGGCGAGACCGGCCTCGACGAACTGCTGGAGCGGGTCCGGGAGACCTTCGCCATGGAGTCGGCGGCCCTGCTGGAACGGGCGGGTGACGTCGAGCCATGGACCTGCGCGGGCCGCGCCGGGTTCGGGCCCCCGCTCGGACGACCCGAGGACGCCGACGTCGACATGCCGGTCGGCGACCACATGGCCCTCGCGCTGACCGGCCGGGTGCTGCCCGCCGAGGACCGCCGGGTGCTCGCCGCCTTCGCCGCGCAGGCCGCCGTCGCCCTCGACCGCAGGCGCCTGCAGGAGGAGGCGGACCAGGCCAAGGAGCTGGCCGAGGGCAACCGCATCCGCACCGCGCTGCTCGCCGCCGTCAGCCACGACCTGCGCACCCCGCTCGCCGGGATCAAGGCCGCGGTCTCCTCCCTGCGCTCCGAGGACGTGGCCTGGTCCGAGGAGGACCGGGCTGAGCTGCTGGAGGGCATCGAGGAGGGCGCCGACCGGCTCGACCACCTCGTGGGCAACCTCCTCGACATGTCCCGTCTGCACACCGGCACCGTCACCCCGCTCATCCGCGAGATCGACGTGGACGAGGTGGTCCCGATGGCGCTGTTCGGCGTCCCCGAGGACAGCGTCGAGCTGGACGTGCCCGAGACGCTGCCCATGGTCGCCGTCGACCCCGGGCTGCTGGAGCGGTCGGTGGCCAACCTCGTGGAGAACGCCGTCAAGTACAGCCCGGCCCGGCACCGGGTCCTGGTGTCCGCCAGCGCCCTGGTGGACCGGGTCGAGGTGCGGGTCGTGGACCGCGGGCCGGGGGTGCCGGACGAGGCGAAGGACCGGATCTTCGAACCCTTCCAGCGGTACGGCGACGCCCCGCGCGGCGCCGGGGTGGGCCTGGGCCTCGCGGTGGCCCGGGGCTTCGCCGAGGCCATGGGCGGCAGCCTGAACGCCGAGGACACCCCGGGCGGCGGGCTCACCATGGTGCTCAGCCTGCGCGCCGCCGGGACGCGTCCCGAGCACCTCCCTGCCGGGGAGCCCGGCACATCGGCCGGGGAGCCCGGCACAGAACCGGAAAGGCAGGCCTCATGA